A window of the Yersinia rochesterensis genome harbors these coding sequences:
- the pepQ gene encoding Xaa-Pro dipeptidase, which produces METLASLYNEHLSTLQQRTREVLERHQLDALLIHSGELQRIFLDDRDYPFKVNAQFKAWVPVTQVPNCWLWVDGVNSPKLWFYSPVDYWHCVEPLPDSFWTKAIDIQPLANANDIAQLLPAQRDRVAYIGYAQERAQALGFSAENINPQPVLDYLHFYRSYKTDYELACMREAQKTAVAGHRAAHEAFQSGMSEFDINLAYLMATGHRDTDVPYDNIVALNEHSAVLHYTTLQHQPPAEMRSFLMDAGAEYNGYAADLTRTYAADSENDFAALIKDLNNEQLELIKTIKSGERYTDYHVQMHQRIAKLLRTHNLVTGISEEAMVEQGITCPFLPHGLGHPLGLQVHDTAGFMQDDKGTHLSAPSKYPYLRCTRILQPRMVLTIEPGLYFIESLLAPWRSGEFSQHFNWDLIETLKPYGGIRIEDNIVIHDNRVENMTRDLKLA; this is translated from the coding sequence ATGGAAACGCTGGCTTCTTTATATAACGAACATTTATCCACTCTACAACAACGCACTCGTGAGGTGTTAGAGCGTCATCAGTTAGATGCTTTATTGATTCATTCCGGTGAGTTGCAACGTATTTTCCTTGATGACCGTGACTATCCTTTTAAAGTTAATGCCCAATTCAAAGCTTGGGTGCCGGTGACGCAAGTTCCAAACTGCTGGTTATGGGTTGATGGCGTTAATTCGCCGAAGTTATGGTTTTACTCCCCGGTAGATTATTGGCACTGTGTTGAGCCGTTACCAGATAGCTTCTGGACCAAGGCCATTGATATTCAACCATTGGCAAACGCTAATGATATTGCACAACTATTACCGGCACAGCGCGATCGCGTTGCATACATTGGATATGCTCAGGAACGCGCCCAGGCCTTGGGTTTCAGTGCAGAAAACATTAACCCGCAGCCAGTGTTGGATTATCTGCATTTCTACCGCTCTTATAAAACAGATTATGAACTGGCATGCATGCGTGAAGCGCAAAAGACGGCAGTTGCCGGGCATCGCGCAGCTCATGAAGCATTCCAGTCCGGTATGAGTGAGTTTGATATCAATCTCGCTTATCTGATGGCTACCGGTCATCGTGATACTGATGTGCCCTATGATAATATTGTTGCGCTGAATGAACATTCGGCTGTACTCCATTACACCACGCTACAACACCAACCACCGGCAGAAATGCGTAGTTTCCTGATGGATGCGGGCGCGGAATATAACGGCTATGCTGCTGACTTGACCCGCACTTATGCCGCAGACAGTGAAAACGATTTTGCCGCATTGATCAAAGACCTTAATAATGAGCAGCTCGAGCTGATTAAAACCATTAAAAGTGGTGAGCGCTATACCGATTATCATGTTCAGATGCATCAGCGCATTGCCAAGTTACTGCGTACTCATAATCTGGTTACGGGTATCAGTGAAGAGGCGATGGTCGAACAAGGTATTACCTGCCCATTCTTACCGCATGGGTTGGGTCACCCTCTAGGGTTGCAAGTGCATGATACTGCTGGTTTTATGCAGGACGATAAAGGGACGCATCTCAGCGCGCCATCCAAATATCCTTACTTACGCTGCACCCGTATTCTGCAACCGCGCATGGTGTTGACCATTGAACCCGGCCTCTACTTTATTGAATCCTTACTGGCACCTTGGCGCTCCGGTGAATTCAGTCAGCATTTCAATTGGGATCTTATTGAAACACTGAAGCCTTATGGTGGTATTCGTATAGAAGACAATATCGTTATTCACGATAATCGGGTTGAGAACATGACTCGTGACCTGAAGCTGGCCTGA
- the ubiD gene encoding 4-hydroxy-3-polyprenylbenzoate decarboxylase — MISMKYRDLRDFLSLLEQRGELKRISQPIDPYLEMTEIADRTLRAGGPALLFENPKGYSMPVLCNLFGTAKRVAMGMGQEDVSALRDVGKLLAFLKEPDPPKGFRDLFDKLPKFKQVLNMPTKCLSSAPCQEQVWEGEDVDLSRIPVMHCWPEDAAPLVSWGLTVTRGPHKERQNLGIYRQQVLGKNKLIMRWLSHRGGALDYQEWCEAHPGERFPVAVALGADPATILAAVTPVPDTLSEYAFAGLLRGHKTEVVKCLSNALEVPASAEIVLEGYIEQGEMAPEGPYGDHTGYYNEIDSFPVFTVTHITQRKDAIYHSTYTGRPPDEPAVMGVALNEVFVPILQKQFPEIVDFYLPPEGCSYRLAVVTIKKQYAGHAKRVMMGVWSFLRQFMYTKFVIVCDDDINARDWNDVIWAITTRMDPSRDTVLIENTPIDYLDFASPVSGLGSKMGLDATNKWPAETPREWGRPIKMDEEVRARVDAIWDELAIFSDKETKR; from the coding sequence ATGATCAGCATGAAATACCGTGACTTACGTGACTTCCTCTCGTTGCTGGAACAGAGGGGTGAACTTAAACGTATTAGCCAGCCTATTGATCCTTATCTGGAAATGACAGAAATTGCCGATCGCACTTTGCGTGCTGGTGGGCCTGCATTACTTTTTGAGAATCCGAAAGGCTACAGTATGCCCGTGCTGTGTAACCTGTTTGGCACAGCTAAACGGGTTGCGATGGGAATGGGGCAAGAAGATGTCAGTGCACTGCGCGATGTCGGCAAGCTGTTAGCTTTCCTGAAAGAGCCTGATCCGCCAAAAGGTTTTCGCGATTTATTCGATAAACTGCCGAAATTCAAGCAGGTATTGAATATGCCGACGAAATGCTTAAGCTCTGCCCCGTGCCAAGAGCAAGTATGGGAGGGGGAAGATGTCGATCTAAGCCGAATCCCTGTTATGCACTGTTGGCCTGAGGATGCAGCTCCATTAGTCTCTTGGGGCTTGACGGTTACCCGAGGGCCACATAAAGAGCGCCAGAACTTGGGTATCTATCGCCAACAAGTCCTGGGCAAAAATAAGTTAATTATGCGCTGGTTATCTCATCGTGGCGGCGCTTTGGATTATCAAGAATGGTGTGAAGCACATCCCGGTGAACGTTTCCCAGTAGCCGTCGCGCTGGGGGCTGATCCTGCGACTATTTTGGCTGCGGTAACGCCCGTGCCAGATACACTGTCTGAATATGCTTTTGCTGGTTTATTACGCGGACATAAAACCGAGGTCGTAAAGTGTCTTTCCAACGCACTTGAAGTTCCTGCAAGTGCAGAAATTGTATTGGAAGGATATATTGAGCAGGGTGAGATGGCACCAGAAGGCCCTTATGGTGACCATACCGGCTATTACAACGAGATTGATAGCTTCCCTGTCTTTACCGTCACACATATTACCCAACGTAAAGACGCGATTTATCATTCAACTTATACTGGCCGTCCTCCGGATGAACCGGCGGTGATGGGGGTTGCGCTGAATGAAGTATTTGTTCCTATTTTGCAAAAGCAATTCCCAGAGATTGTTGATTTTTATCTACCACCCGAGGGATGTTCATACCGCTTGGCCGTGGTAACAATCAAAAAACAGTATGCTGGTCATGCTAAACGCGTGATGATGGGTGTTTGGTCGTTTTTACGCCAGTTTATGTATACAAAATTTGTTATTGTCTGTGACGATGACATTAATGCTCGTGATTGGAATGATGTTATTTGGGCGATTACGACCCGAATGGATCCTTCCCGCGATACGGTATTAATTGAAAATACGCCAATAGATTACTTGGATTTCGCCTCGCCGGTTTCCGGTTTAGGATCGAAAATGGGGCTGGATGCCACCAACAAATGGCCAGCAGAGACTCCACGTGAATGGGGGCGTCCAATTAAAATGGATGAAGAAGTCCGCGCCCGCGTTGATGCTATTTGGGACGAACTCGCCATTTTCAGTGACAAAGAGACGAAACGCTAA
- the hemG gene encoding menaquinone-dependent protoporphyrinogen IX dehydrogenase gives MKVLILYSSRDGQTQTIASYIAKELSPGATCEIQDLADVEKIDLSQYQQVMIGASVRYGHFSPVLSQFVSKHVEQLNQIPSAFFAVNLTARKPEKRSPQTNAYVRKFLLGTPWQPTLCTVFAGALRYPRYRWIDRVMIQLIMRMTGGETDTSKEVEYTDWQQVSGFAQDFSALQYKK, from the coding sequence ATGAAAGTATTGATACTTTACTCCAGTCGAGACGGCCAAACGCAAACCATCGCTTCTTATATAGCTAAGGAATTATCCCCTGGGGCCACGTGTGAAATACAGGACTTGGCCGATGTGGAGAAAATAGACCTGAGCCAGTATCAACAAGTAATGATTGGTGCCTCTGTACGTTATGGTCATTTCAGTCCGGTATTGAGTCAATTCGTCAGTAAACACGTCGAACAGCTTAATCAAATACCGAGTGCGTTCTTTGCAGTCAATCTGACCGCGCGTAAACCAGAGAAACGTTCACCACAGACTAATGCTTATGTTCGCAAGTTCTTACTTGGCACACCTTGGCAACCCACATTGTGTACAGTATTCGCTGGAGCCCTGCGTTATCCGCGCTATCGGTGGATCGACAGGGTCATGATTCAACTTATTATGCGAATGACGGGTGGAGAAACGGATACCAGTAAGGAAGTTGAGTATACCGATTGGCAACAGGTAAGCGGTTTTGCTCAGGATTTCTCAGCGCTACAGTACAAAAAGTGA
- the fadA gene encoding acetyl-CoA C-acyltransferase FadA, with the protein MENVVIIDAVRTPMGRSKGGAFRQVRAEDLSAHVMRAMLSRNPKLNAAEIDDIYWGCVQQTLEQGFNIARNASLLAEIPHSVPAVTVNRLCGSSMQALHDGARAIMVGDAQVSLIGGVEHMGHVPMNHGVDFHPGMGRTVAKAAGMMGLTAEMLAKIHNISRESQDEFAVRSHQRASAATQEGYFAKEIVATNGHDADGILKRFDFDEVIRPETNLAGLAALRPAFDPVNGTVTAGTSSALSDGASAMLIMSESRAKSLGLTPRARIRSMAVVGCDPSIMGYGPVPASKLALKRAGLKLEDIGLFELNEAFAAQSLACLKGLGLLESMDDKVNLNGGAIALGHPLGCSGARISTTLLNLMEHRDVQFGLATMCIGLGQGIATVFERV; encoded by the coding sequence ATGGAAAATGTAGTCATTATTGATGCCGTCCGCACACCGATGGGCCGCTCCAAAGGCGGCGCATTCCGTCAGGTTCGGGCGGAAGATCTCTCTGCTCACGTAATGCGGGCAATGCTGAGCCGCAATCCTAAGCTGAATGCCGCCGAAATCGACGATATTTATTGGGGTTGTGTGCAGCAAACACTAGAGCAGGGCTTTAATATCGCCCGCAATGCTTCTTTGCTGGCCGAAATTCCTCATAGTGTCCCTGCGGTGACAGTAAACCGCCTGTGTGGCTCATCAATGCAAGCTTTGCATGATGGTGCCAGAGCTATCATGGTGGGTGATGCGCAAGTCAGTTTGATTGGTGGTGTGGAACATATGGGCCATGTACCCATGAATCACGGTGTTGATTTCCATCCTGGCATGGGCCGCACTGTGGCTAAAGCCGCAGGAATGATGGGGCTAACAGCCGAAATGCTGGCAAAGATTCATAATATCAGCCGCGAGTCTCAAGATGAGTTTGCAGTCCGCTCCCATCAACGGGCATCTGCCGCCACACAGGAAGGCTATTTTGCCAAAGAGATTGTCGCCACCAATGGACACGATGCCGATGGCATATTAAAACGCTTTGATTTTGATGAAGTTATTCGCCCTGAAACCAATTTGGCGGGTTTAGCGGCTCTACGCCCAGCTTTTGATCCAGTGAATGGGACAGTGACGGCGGGGACATCCTCAGCACTTTCTGATGGTGCTTCCGCGATGCTAATCATGAGCGAATCTCGTGCAAAATCATTGGGTTTGACGCCACGTGCCCGTATTCGCTCGATGGCCGTGGTCGGTTGCGACCCATCAATTATGGGCTATGGCCCAGTACCCGCCAGCAAATTGGCACTAAAGCGCGCCGGGCTTAAGCTCGAAGATATTGGTTTATTTGAATTAAATGAGGCGTTTGCCGCTCAGTCATTGGCTTGCTTGAAAGGTTTGGGTCTACTGGAAAGCATGGATGACAAGGTAAACCTGAATGGGGGCGCCATTGCACTCGGCCATCCATTAGGCTGTTCAGGAGCACGAATTTCCACCACGTTGCTCAATCTGATGGAGCATCGTGACGTGCAATTCGGCCTGGCAACCATGTGCATTGGCTTAGGCCAAGGCATTGCGACTGTCTTTGAACGCGTATAA
- the trkH gene encoding Trk system potassium transporter TrkH: MHFRAITRIVGLLVILFSGTMFIPGVVALIYRDGAGRAFSETFFVALAIGLLLWLPNRKQKHELKPREGFLIVVLFWTVLGSVGALPFLFSERPNLSLTDAFFESFSGLTTTGATTLVGLDSLPKAILFYRQMLQWLGGMGIIVLAVAILPILGVGGMQLYRAEMPGPLKDNKMRPRIAETAKTLWLIYVLLTIACALSLWAAGMSVFDAISHSFSTIAIGGFSTHDASIGYFNSPTINTIIAIFLLISGCNFGLHFAVLSGRSLKVYWRDPEFRMFIFVQLTLVIVCTLVLWQHSVYKSGMETLNQAFFQVVSMATTAGFTTDSISKWPLFLPILLLCSAFIGGCAGSTGGGLKVIRILLLYLQGSRELKRLVHPNAVYTIKLGRRALPERILEAVWGFFSAYALVFIISMLAIIATGVDEFSAFAAVTATLNNLGPGLGVVADNFTSMNPAAKWILVITMLFGRLEVFTLLVLFTPTFWRE, from the coding sequence ATGCATTTTCGTGCCATAACCCGTATTGTCGGCCTGTTAGTTATCTTATTCTCCGGGACAATGTTTATTCCTGGGGTAGTGGCCTTGATCTATCGTGATGGTGCCGGCCGTGCCTTCAGCGAAACCTTTTTTGTTGCCCTGGCAATAGGCCTTTTGCTATGGCTACCGAACCGAAAACAGAAGCATGAGTTGAAGCCCCGAGAGGGCTTTTTGATTGTGGTGTTGTTCTGGACAGTGCTGGGCAGTGTCGGGGCATTACCGTTTTTATTTTCTGAGCGGCCTAATCTTTCACTGACTGATGCATTCTTTGAATCATTCTCTGGGCTGACAACCACCGGTGCCACTACGCTGGTGGGGTTGGATTCGCTGCCTAAAGCTATTTTATTCTATCGACAAATGCTGCAGTGGCTTGGTGGCATGGGGATCATCGTGCTAGCGGTGGCCATTTTGCCTATCTTGGGTGTTGGGGGGATGCAGCTCTACCGTGCAGAAATGCCCGGCCCGTTGAAAGACAATAAAATGCGTCCCCGGATTGCTGAAACTGCGAAAACACTGTGGCTTATCTATGTTTTGCTGACCATCGCCTGTGCGCTTTCTCTGTGGGCTGCAGGAATGTCGGTGTTTGATGCTATTTCTCACAGTTTCTCTACGATCGCGATAGGCGGCTTTTCTACTCATGACGCCAGTATTGGTTACTTCAACAGCCCGACGATTAACACCATTATTGCTATTTTCTTGTTGATTTCGGGGTGTAACTTTGGTCTGCACTTTGCTGTGCTCAGTGGTCGCAGTTTAAAAGTTTATTGGCGTGATCCCGAATTCCGTATGTTTATCTTTGTACAATTGACGCTGGTTATCGTTTGTACCTTAGTGCTCTGGCAACATAGCGTGTACAAGTCGGGGATGGAAACCTTAAATCAGGCCTTTTTCCAAGTGGTCTCTATGGCGACTACGGCGGGCTTTACGACAGACAGTATTTCCAAGTGGCCGTTATTCCTACCAATACTCTTATTATGCTCTGCTTTTATTGGGGGGTGTGCGGGGTCGACCGGTGGCGGTTTGAAAGTTATCCGAATCCTGTTGCTCTATCTACAAGGTTCGCGTGAGCTAAAGCGCTTGGTTCATCCAAACGCGGTTTACACCATTAAACTGGGGCGGCGAGCATTGCCGGAGCGGATACTGGAAGCAGTTTGGGGTTTCTTCTCTGCATATGCATTGGTGTTCATTATCAGCATGTTGGCTATCATCGCGACGGGTGTTGATGAGTTTTCTGCTTTTGCGGCAGTGACTGCAACATTGAACAACTTGGGGCCAGGTTTGGGCGTAGTCGCGGATAACTTCACTTCTATGAATCCGGCTGCTAAATGGATATTAGTGATAACAATGCTATTTGGCCGGTTAGAAGTTTTCACTTTGCTGGTTCTTTTCACTCCAACATTCTGGCGTGAGTAA
- the rfaH gene encoding transcription/translation regulatory transformer protein RfaH, producing MKHWHLLYCKRGQLLRAKEHLERQEVNCWTPIVAIEKLVRGKRTEMTEALFPNYLFVEFDPEQIHTTTISATRGVSHFVRFGVQPAVIPAIVITEMQSYTADKIIDPEIPTPGDIVTITEGIFAGLHAIYTEPDGEARSMLLLNMLNSQVLQSLDNRQFEKQ from the coding sequence ATGAAACACTGGCATTTGTTATATTGTAAACGTGGTCAGCTTTTGCGTGCTAAAGAGCATCTAGAGCGACAAGAAGTGAATTGCTGGACACCGATAGTCGCTATCGAAAAGTTAGTGCGCGGAAAAAGAACTGAAATGACGGAAGCACTATTCCCAAATTATCTGTTTGTGGAGTTTGATCCGGAGCAGATTCATACCACAACGATAAGCGCCACCCGGGGTGTTAGTCACTTTGTCCGATTTGGCGTACAGCCCGCAGTAATCCCGGCAATCGTTATTACTGAGATGCAATCCTATACTGCAGATAAAATAATTGATCCTGAAATACCCACTCCTGGCGATATAGTGACAATTACTGAGGGTATCTTTGCTGGTTTACACGCGATTTATACCGAGCCAGATGGTGAAGCTCGTTCAATGTTATTGCTGAATATGCTCAATAGCCAAGTGCTACAAAGTCTGGATAATCGCCAGTTTGAAAAGCAATAA
- the fadB gene encoding fatty acid oxidation complex subunit alpha FadB, which produces MLYQSETLKLHWLENGIAELVFEAPGSVNKLDTKTVANLGEALIVLEKQSELKGLLLSSTKAAFIVGADITEFLSLFNAPPEKLHQWLVFANDIFNRLEDLPVPTLSAINGYALGGGCECILATDFRVASPEARIGLPETKLGIMPGFGGSVRLPRLLGADSALEIIAAGKDIIAKDALKVGLIDAVVAPEKLADAALTMLKQAIDGKLDWKAARLPKLEPLKLNPTEAAMCFTIAKGMVMQVAGKHYPAPLTAVKTIEAAAKLGRTEALKLETTSFVRLAGSNEARALVGIFLNDQYVKGQAKKLSKGVSAPKQAAVLGAGIMGGGIAYQSALKAVPVIMKDINEKSLTLGMNEAAKLLNKQLERGKVDGLKMASILATIQPTLDYTGIERAQVIVEAVVENPKVKAAVLAEVEALIGEETVLASNTSTIPIDQLAKSLKRPENFCGMHFFNPVHRMPLVEIIRGAKTSDKTIAAVVAYATQMGKTPIVVNDCPGFFVNRVLFPYLAGFGMLVRDGADFRQIDKVMEKQFGWPMGPAYLLDVVGIDTAHHAQAVMAAGFPERMNKDYRDAVDVMFENQRFGQKNGQGFYRYTQDAKGKPRKENDEQVDVLLAQVIQSVKKFSDEDIIARTMIPMINEVVRCLEEGIIASPAEGDMALVYGIGFPPFHGGVFRYLDTIGSANYVEMAQRYVHLGALYHVPAGLRAKAEHNESYYPVATALPDISTSQPA; this is translated from the coding sequence ATGCTCTACCAAAGCGAAACATTAAAGCTTCACTGGCTGGAAAACGGCATTGCCGAGTTGGTGTTTGAAGCACCGGGTTCAGTTAATAAACTGGATACTAAAACCGTAGCCAATCTGGGTGAAGCCTTGATTGTGTTGGAAAAACAAAGCGAACTCAAAGGGTTACTATTGAGTTCAACTAAGGCGGCCTTTATTGTTGGCGCTGATATCACAGAGTTTCTATCCCTGTTTAATGCCCCACCGGAAAAATTGCATCAATGGTTGGTTTTCGCCAACGACATTTTCAATCGTTTGGAAGATTTACCGGTACCGACCCTATCTGCGATCAATGGATATGCGCTGGGTGGCGGGTGCGAATGTATTCTGGCAACAGATTTCCGTGTGGCTTCACCAGAAGCACGTATTGGCCTACCGGAAACCAAGCTCGGAATCATGCCAGGTTTTGGCGGTTCAGTTCGCTTGCCACGGTTATTAGGCGCTGACAGTGCGTTGGAAATTATCGCGGCTGGCAAAGATATTATTGCTAAAGATGCTTTAAAAGTTGGTCTGATTGATGCTGTCGTCGCCCCTGAGAAACTGGCTGATGCAGCTTTAACCATGCTGAAACAGGCTATTGACGGCAAACTTGACTGGAAAGCCGCTCGCCTCCCGAAATTGGAGCCTCTGAAGCTCAACCCCACTGAAGCCGCCATGTGTTTTACCATTGCTAAAGGCATGGTCATGCAAGTAGCAGGTAAACACTATCCGGCTCCCCTGACCGCAGTCAAAACCATCGAGGCCGCCGCAAAACTTGGTCGAACCGAAGCATTGAAGTTGGAAACCACCAGTTTTGTCCGTTTAGCGGGATCCAATGAAGCCCGGGCATTAGTCGGTATTTTCCTCAATGATCAATATGTTAAAGGACAGGCTAAAAAACTGTCCAAAGGTGTTAGTGCACCAAAACAGGCCGCAGTACTGGGTGCGGGGATTATGGGCGGTGGAATTGCCTATCAATCAGCACTGAAAGCTGTGCCAGTCATTATGAAAGACATTAATGAAAAATCCCTGACACTGGGGATGAATGAGGCGGCCAAGTTACTGAATAAACAGTTGGAACGCGGCAAAGTGGATGGTCTGAAAATGGCGAGTATCTTAGCGACTATCCAGCCAACACTTGATTACACCGGTATTGAACGCGCCCAAGTCATCGTAGAAGCGGTGGTGGAAAATCCAAAAGTGAAAGCGGCGGTGCTGGCTGAAGTTGAAGCATTGATCGGCGAAGAAACTGTTTTGGCCTCTAACACCTCTACAATTCCGATCGATCAACTCGCTAAATCCCTTAAACGCCCAGAAAACTTCTGTGGCATGCACTTCTTCAACCCCGTTCATCGCATGCCACTGGTTGAAATTATTCGAGGTGCGAAAACCTCAGATAAAACTATCGCTGCTGTTGTCGCATACGCCACGCAAATGGGTAAAACCCCGATTGTGGTCAATGATTGCCCAGGTTTCTTTGTTAACCGCGTTTTATTCCCGTATCTGGCCGGGTTCGGTATGTTAGTCAGAGACGGAGCGGACTTCCGCCAAATTGATAAAGTGATGGAAAAACAATTTGGCTGGCCAATGGGCCCTGCCTATCTATTAGATGTGGTCGGCATTGATACCGCGCACCATGCACAAGCTGTTATGGCTGCCGGCTTCCCTGAACGTATGAATAAAGATTATCGCGATGCGGTTGACGTCATGTTCGAAAACCAACGATTTGGTCAAAAAAATGGCCAGGGTTTCTACCGTTACACCCAAGATGCCAAAGGCAAACCGCGTAAAGAGAATGATGAACAAGTAGATGTGTTATTAGCACAAGTCATTCAATCAGTTAAGAAATTTAGTGATGAAGATATTATTGCCCGCACCATGATCCCGATGATCAATGAAGTCGTGCGGTGTCTGGAAGAAGGTATTATTGCCAGCCCAGCTGAGGGCGACATGGCGCTGGTGTATGGCATTGGGTTCCCGCCATTCCACGGCGGCGTTTTCCGTTACCTTGACACCATCGGCAGTGCAAATTATGTCGAAATGGCTCAGCGTTATGTTCATCTTGGTGCGCTGTATCACGTCCCGGCGGGGCTGAGGGCCAAAGCTGAACATAACGAAAGCTATTATCCTGTAGCGACAGCGCTGCCTGATATTTCTACCAGTCAACCGGCATGA
- the fre gene encoding NAD(P)H-flavin reductase — MTTLSCKVTSVEAITDTVYRVQLVPASAFSFRAGQYLMVVMDERDKRPFSMASTPLETDFIELHIGASELNLYAMAVMDRILKEKTLDVDIPHGEAWFREGSHRPLVLIAGGTGFSYARSILLAALAEQPDREVSIYWGGREAIHLYDLSELEALSIKYPQLKVIPVVEQPEEGWRGRTGTVLSAVLQDFGSLAEQDIYIAGRFEMAKIARERFCAERGALESHIYGDAFAFI, encoded by the coding sequence ATGACAACTTTAAGCTGTAAAGTAACCTCCGTAGAGGCCATTACCGATACGGTGTACCGGGTGCAATTGGTGCCTGCATCTGCATTTTCTTTCCGTGCTGGGCAGTATTTAATGGTCGTCATGGACGAGCGTGATAAACGGCCATTCTCTATGGCGTCCACGCCACTGGAAACAGACTTCATCGAGCTGCATATCGGGGCTTCGGAGCTCAACCTGTATGCTATGGCGGTGATGGATAGAATTCTGAAAGAGAAAACACTGGATGTGGATATCCCGCATGGCGAGGCGTGGTTCCGCGAGGGCAGTCATCGACCATTGGTCTTGATTGCTGGTGGTACAGGTTTTTCCTATGCGCGCTCCATTTTGTTAGCGGCATTGGCTGAGCAACCTGATCGCGAAGTCTCCATCTATTGGGGAGGGCGCGAAGCTATACATTTATATGACCTCAGCGAACTGGAAGCGCTGTCGATAAAATATCCGCAGTTGAAAGTTATCCCCGTGGTTGAGCAACCGGAAGAGGGTTGGCGCGGTCGTACTGGAACGGTTCTGAGTGCGGTGCTGCAAGACTTTGGTTCTCTTGCTGAGCAGGATATTTATATCGCGGGTCGTTTTGAAATGGCGAAGATTGCACGTGAGCGTTTTTGTGCAGAACGCGGCGCGCTGGAATCCCATATTTATGGCGATGCTTTTGCTTTTATCTGA
- a CDS encoding IMPACT family protein has protein sequence MQPYLIPAAPVTISEEIKKSRFITLLAPTSGVNEAKDFIQQVKQQHPTARHHCWAFVAGAPTDSQQLGFSDDGEPSGTAGKPILAQLMGCGIGEITAVVVRYYGGIKLGTGGLVRAYGSGVQQALKQIEVKYKVPQVEYTLQCDYAQLSIVETLLQQVEGQILQSDYAQFVTLHLSLPATQASQVGDKLRDLSRGTLQLTPISQ, from the coding sequence ATGCAGCCTTATTTAATACCTGCAGCGCCGGTGACTATCAGCGAAGAGATTAAAAAAAGTCGATTCATCACCTTACTGGCTCCTACCAGTGGGGTGAATGAAGCGAAAGATTTTATTCAGCAGGTAAAGCAGCAGCATCCAACTGCCCGGCATCATTGCTGGGCTTTTGTTGCCGGGGCACCTACAGATTCACAGCAATTAGGTTTTTCCGATGATGGCGAGCCTTCGGGCACGGCGGGTAAACCGATTCTTGCCCAACTGATGGGCTGTGGAATAGGTGAAATAACCGCGGTGGTTGTACGCTATTATGGTGGCATCAAGCTGGGTACTGGTGGGTTAGTCAGGGCTTATGGCAGTGGTGTTCAACAGGCGTTGAAGCAAATTGAAGTAAAATATAAAGTCCCACAGGTAGAATATACTTTGCAGTGTGACTATGCGCAGTTGTCCATAGTAGAAACATTATTACAGCAGGTTGAAGGCCAGATTTTACAGAGTGATTACGCACAGTTCGTGACACTCCATCTCTCTTTGCCAGCAACTCAAGCCAGTCAGGTCGGGGATAAATTGCGGGATCTCAGTCGTGGTACGTTGCAATTGACGCCCATTTCGCAATAA